A region of the Nocardia nova SH22a genome:
GCCGAACCTCGCCACCGCGACCGGCTATTCCCGGGTCGGCGTGTCCGGAATCGCGTATCCGCCCGAATCCCCGAATTCACCGGCCGGTGCGGAAACGATGACCACCACGCGGCACGGCATCACCGCCCGGGCGAGGCCGATCCGGCGCGGCGAAACACCCGTATCGGCCCGAATTGCCCGGCTGGATGAGCCACGTGCGAAACAATTGTCACCATCGGCGCGGCATCGCCCAGCCGTGCCCTCCGAGAGGAGTGTGACATGCAACCCGAGGCATCGTCGTATCCGGTCCACGTCCGCGGCGACCTGGATCCGAATGTGTCGCGCTGGCAGTGGATCGTCAAGTGGCTGTTGGCCATTCCGCACTACATCGTGTTGTTCTTCCTGCATATCGCGTATTCGGTGGTGACGATCATCGCCTTCTTCGCGATTCTGATCACCGGCCGCTATCCGCGCGGGCTGTTCGACTTCAATGTCGGCGTCCTGCGCTGGTCGTGGCGGGTGCGCTTCTACGCGCTCTCGGCGCTGGGCACCGACCGGTATCCGCCGTTCAGCCTGCGTGCCGACGAGAACTATCCGGCCGATCTCGACGTCGAGTATCCCGAGCGGTTGCATCGCGGACTGGTCCTGATCAAGTGGTGGCTGCTGGCGATCCCGCAGTACCTGATCGTGTGGGCGTTCGTCGGCGGCGCCCGGTACTGGGGCGGTGACGACGACGGAATGGCGATGGTCTGGATTCCGCTGCTGGGCATCCTCGTCCTGATCGCCGCCATCGCACTGCTGTTCACCGGCCGCTATCCGACCGGCCTGTTCGCCTTCGTCGTCGGCGTGAACCGGTGGATCCTGCGCGTGCGGGCCTACGCCTCGCTGATGCGCGACGAATATCCGCCGTTCCGGCTGGACCAGGGGCCGCGCGATCCCGAAATCGGCACGCGCCCGGCCGAATCCGGCGCCTGATCAATCCCCGGCCGGTTCCGGCAGTGCCCGCGAGGCCGCCGGAACCGCCCGGGGATCGACCTCCCGCACCGGGCGCAGCGCGTGCCGGGGCGGGCGCGCCGCGACGGCCAGCACCACCGATCCGGCCAGCAATCCCGTCACCAGATGCACCGGGATCTCGTAGGAGTGCGTGGCGTCCACGATGCGCCCGGTCAGATACGGGCCGAGCCCGCCCATCGTTCCCGCCACCAGTTGCCCCGCGCCGAACGCCCGCGGGAAGTTACGCGCCCCGTAGTACCGGCCCAGGGCGACCGCGACCGTCGGCACCAGCATGCCGTACCCCGCGCCGAACAGGATCGAGTACGCGTACAGCGGCAGACTCGACCGCGCTGCCGCGAAGACGACCGACCCGGCCGTCATCGCCGCCGTCGACGCGATCAGCACATAATAGGGACTGATCCGATCATTGAAGCGCGACAACAGGATTCCCGAACAGGCCGCCACCCCCGCGGCGATCCCCAGCGCACCGGAGGACACCTGCTCGCTCACCCCCACACTGCGCAGATACAGCACCTGATACGCGGCGTAGGTGCCCAATGACCACGCCTCGATACCGAAGACGACGAACAACATCCAGAACACCGGACTGCGCAGGATCCGGCGCACCGGCTGCTGCACCGTGCCGATCACATCCGTCCCACCGGCGGCCGGAATCTCCCGCCCGGCCACGCCGTCCACCCACTGCCCGGCCGAACGTGGATCGTCGCGCAGCCACAGCGCGGGCACCGCAAGAACCGCGATGATCACCGCGAGCGCGAACATCGCATGCCGCCAGCCCAGTTCGCGCACCAGCCATCCCATCAGCGGCGCGAAGATCAGCCCGCCGAATCCGGCGCCGGAGTTCACGAATCCCATCACCACCGCGCGCCGGCCCAGAAACCACTTCTGCACCAGCGTCGCGGCCGGGGTGTATCCCATGAACGAGTCGGCCACGGTCAGCGCAATACCGAACACGATCATGAACTCGACCGGATTGCGGACCAGCCCGGTCAGCGCGGTGCACACGGCCGTGGTCGCCCCGCCGATCAGCACGATCGGCCGCACCCCGAATCGCGACACCAGCCACCCCGTCAAGGGGCCCATCCCGGCCGAGAGCAGACCGCGCACGAGCAGTGCCGCGGACACCACGCCCAGGCTCCACCCGACGTCGGGCACCATCGCCGCCAGTAGCGGGCCGACCACGAAATAGACCGCGCCGACAGCGGTTCCGTACTGCAGGAACGCGATCGCGCCCTGCCGGTATCCGGCGAAGGTGATCAGATCGGAGAAGCGGAAGCGGGGGGTCGCGACGACGACGGGCACGATGAGCCTCCTCCCCCGCGGACGACGTCGCCGCAGGTGATGATCGATGGCCCGCGCATGCTACGTCAATCCTTGTAATGATAACAACACTTGAATGCTAGCTAAGTGAGAACTACGCTCTCCACTTACGAGAAGGTGCGCTACATCACCATCGTCCCGCGCGGGACACGGTGATGCCGCCCGTTCGGCGATTTCGCCTCGCCGACGCATTTCCCGAGCAGTGCCGACCGATTCCGAACGAACCGTTCCCGAGCAGTACGGAGGCTTCGCGGTGACTCCACCCGCGCGCTACATCACCACCACCGCAGCGAATGTGGCCGACGGGTGGGCCCTGCGACGGGTCACCGCGCCCAGCCGATTGTTCGGCGCCAACGGCATTCGCACCGGCGCCGACGGCCGCATCTACATCGCCCAGGTCGCGGGCAGCCAGATCAGCGCCCTCGATCCCGATACCGGCGACCTCGAGACGATCAGCGCGATGGGCAGCGAGGTGGTGGCGCCCGACGACATCGCCTTCGCACCCGACGGCGACCTGTACATCACCGAGTACTACGACGGACGGATCAGCGTCCGCGACGCGGGCGGCGCGACCCGGGTGCTGCGCGACGACATTCCCGGCGCCAACGGCATCACGTTCCATCAGGGGCGGTTGTTCGTCGACGAGTGCCGCCCGGGCGGACGGCTCATGGAACTCGATCTCGCCGGTGGCGCGCCCCGGATCCTGCTCGACAATCTCCCGATGCCCAATGCGCTCGAGGTCGGGCCGGACGGCAAGTTGTACTACCCGCTGCTGGGCAGTAACGAGATCTGGCGCATCGATCCCGAGGGCGGTGAGCCCGAGCGGGTCGCGGCCGATCTCGGCGGCCCGGACGCGGTGAAATTCGACGCGGCGGGCAATATCGTGTCCACCCAGGTCGCCACCGGCGAGGTGCTGCGCATCGATCCGCGCAGCGGTGAGCGGACCGTACTGGCGACCGTCGGCCCGGGGCTGGACAATCTGACCTTCGTCGACGGGCGCCTGTTCGTCTCCGGCTTCACCGGCAGCATCACCGAGATCCTGGGCGGCGGCCGGACCCGCACCGCGCTGGCCGACGGCCTGACCTGGCCGCTGGATCTGACCGTGGGCGCCGACGGCACCCTCTACATCGCCGACGGCACCTTCCTGCTCGCGGTGCCGCCGGGTGGTGAGATCCACACCGCGGGAATGCTTTTCAGCCCCGGATATCCGGGCTACATCCGCGGCATCACCGCGGTGGGCGACGATGAGTTCATCGTCACCGGCAACGGATCGGTGTCGCGCTATCGCCCCGGCGCCGCCGAGAGCGAGGTGCTGTTCGACGGGCTCGATCAGCTCTACGGCGTGGCGGTCTCGGCGCGCGGCACCGTCGCGGTCGCCGACCTCGGCACCGGATCGGTGCACGCGGTGCGATCCGGCGGCTCGGAGGTACTGGCCCGGGGTCTGCACGATCCGATGGGCGTGGCGTTCACCGCGAACGGCACCTGCCTGGTCGCCGAGGCCGGCGCCGGGCGCGTGGTCGCCGTGGACGGCTCCGCGGTCGACACCGTGGTCGACGGCCTGCGGACCCCGCACGGGCTCGCGGTCCACGACGATCTGCTCTACGTCGTCGACGTGGGTGACCGGACCTTGATCGAGGTCGATCCGAAAACCGGTGCGCGGCAGGTGATCGCGAAACACCTGCCGGTGGGAGCCCCGGCCGGGGTGACACCGAAACCGCTCAAGGGCCTGCTGCCCTTCTCCGGCCCGCAGGGACCGTTCACCGGACTCGCCGCCGGACCGGACGGGACGCTGTACATATCCGGAGATGCCGAGGGCAGCGTGCTCGCCGTCCGGCGCGAGGAGCGGTGAGCGTATGAGCCTCGACGACTTCTTCGGACTGGACGGGCGCGTCGTCATCGTCTCGGGGGCCAGCGGGGGCGGTATCGGCACCGCGGTCGCCCGGCGCATCGCCGAGGCGGGCGCGCACGTGATCGCCGTGGGCCGCTCCGCCGAGAAACTCGACATCGACATCGCACCCCTTGCCGCACAAGGACTTCCGATCACGCCGGTGGCCGCCGACGCCACGACCGACGATGGGATCGCGACCGTCCTCGAGCAGGCCCGCCGCGCCGACGGGCAGCTCTACGGGCTGGTCAACATCGCCGGTGGGGCGGCGCCGGCGACCTGGATGCCGGCCACCCGGGTCACCCGCGCCGACTGGCGGGCGCTGCTGGAGTGGAACCTCGAGACGATGTTCTTCTTCAGCCAGGCGGTCGCCGCCGAGCTGAAATCCACCGGCCGCCCGGGCTCGATCGTGTCGCTGTCCTCGATCAGCGGTATGAACGCCGCACCGTTCCACATCGCCTACGGCACCGCGAAAGCCGCACTCGTCGCCGCCACCCGGACACTCGCCGCGGAACTGGCACTGGACGGTATCCGGGTCAACGCGGTCGCGCCGGGCGTCACCGCCACCCCGGCCTCGGGCACCTACGTCGGCGCCGATCCCGGCCGCGACCGCCGGGCCATCGCGAT
Encoded here:
- a CDS encoding DUF4389 domain-containing protein; this encodes MQPEASSYPVHVRGDLDPNVSRWQWIVKWLLAIPHYIVLFFLHIAYSVVTIIAFFAILITGRYPRGLFDFNVGVLRWSWRVRFYALSALGTDRYPPFSLRADENYPADLDVEYPERLHRGLVLIKWWLLAIPQYLIVWAFVGGARYWGGDDDGMAMVWIPLLGILVLIAAIALLFTGRYPTGLFAFVVGVNRWILRVRAYASLMRDEYPPFRLDQGPRDPEIGTRPAESGA
- a CDS encoding MFS transporter translates to MPVVVATPRFRFSDLITFAGYRQGAIAFLQYGTAVGAVYFVVGPLLAAMVPDVGWSLGVVSAALLVRGLLSAGMGPLTGWLVSRFGVRPIVLIGGATTAVCTALTGLVRNPVEFMIVFGIALTVADSFMGYTPAATLVQKWFLGRRAVVMGFVNSGAGFGGLIFAPLMGWLVRELGWRHAMFALAVIIAVLAVPALWLRDDPRSAGQWVDGVAGREIPAAGGTDVIGTVQQPVRRILRSPVFWMLFVVFGIEAWSLGTYAAYQVLYLRSVGVSEQVSSGALGIAAGVAACSGILLSRFNDRISPYYVLIASTAAMTAGSVVFAAARSSLPLYAYSILFGAGYGMLVPTVAVALGRYYGARNFPRAFGAGQLVAGTMGGLGPYLTGRIVDATHSYEIPVHLVTGLLAGSVVLAVAARPPRHALRPVREVDPRAVPAASRALPEPAGD
- a CDS encoding SMP-30/gluconolactonase/LRE family protein produces the protein MTPPARYITTTAANVADGWALRRVTAPSRLFGANGIRTGADGRIYIAQVAGSQISALDPDTGDLETISAMGSEVVAPDDIAFAPDGDLYITEYYDGRISVRDAGGATRVLRDDIPGANGITFHQGRLFVDECRPGGRLMELDLAGGAPRILLDNLPMPNALEVGPDGKLYYPLLGSNEIWRIDPEGGEPERVAADLGGPDAVKFDAAGNIVSTQVATGEVLRIDPRSGERTVLATVGPGLDNLTFVDGRLFVSGFTGSITEILGGGRTRTALADGLTWPLDLTVGADGTLYIADGTFLLAVPPGGEIHTAGMLFSPGYPGYIRGITAVGDDEFIVTGNGSVSRYRPGAAESEVLFDGLDQLYGVAVSARGTVAVADLGTGSVHAVRSGGSEVLARGLHDPMGVAFTANGTCLVAEAGAGRVVAVDGSAVDTVVDGLRTPHGLAVHDDLLYVVDVGDRTLIEVDPKTGARQVIAKHLPVGAPAGVTPKPLKGLLPFSGPQGPFTGLAAGPDGTLYISGDAEGSVLAVRREER
- a CDS encoding SDR family NAD(P)-dependent oxidoreductase is translated as MSLDDFFGLDGRVVIVSGASGGGIGTAVARRIAEAGAHVIAVGRSAEKLDIDIAPLAAQGLPITPVAADATTDDGIATVLEQARRADGQLYGLVNIAGGAAPATWMPATRVTRADWRALLEWNLETMFFFSQAVAAELKSTGRPGSIVSLSSISGMNAAPFHIAYGTAKAALVAATRTLAAELALDGIRVNAVAPGVTATPASGTYVGADPGRDRRAIAMGRRARPEEQAGPILFLLSELSSYITGQTVLVDGGLNLKWTHLGADNTSLFLEDDGFRAAITR